Proteins found in one Miscanthus floridulus cultivar M001 chromosome 4, ASM1932011v1, whole genome shotgun sequence genomic segment:
- the LOC136549680 gene encoding uncharacterized protein isoform X1 encodes MDPSRPLLRRGAFLSSSVHAATALLLVVVVLVTLLRLPLSTSPHAAATLTDQKPQEQTCDPTSPLGCADPRLFHLMMRSAIEAFPAVHFARFGRPVPGEPPSSSCDMAWRARSDSDSPSKATTKDYRRFAIARDPHTCAYSVLSIGDYHSGPNARKPRPGATNATIATPPPPALSRSQFIQGAYIAYLGGGDRCKPMPHYLRSLLCALAEARYLNRTLVLDLTLCLAASYAAPGTGGMPEEGKRLAFYIDVEHLHSQVPIIEERQFWADWDSWGVQGQLRACLIEDTRLAPIKSSKVRDTLIVRKFGDVEPGNYWYNVCEGEAKHLLRPSRSVTRWAPSLMHIVDDIISRMQPAFDSVHMNAKGEDLRQRVEEVLGGGRQVYVAGEGVNSALLESLKAKRIIHYLDEFEDLWGTDSKWFLEMKRLNGGVPVEFDGYMREVVDREVFLKGKKKVEVLRNGFLWTLLSQGLPWKKGNCGTGDSGRELRSLNPTVM; translated from the exons ATGGATCCGAGCCGCCCTCTGCTTCGGCGCGGCGCCTTCCTCTCCTCTTCCGTCCACGCTGCAACCGCCCTCCTCctagtcgtcgtcgtcctcgtcacgctcctccgcctccccctctccaccTCCCCACACGCCGCCGCCACCCTCACCGACCAGAAGCCTCAGGAGCAGACCTGCGATCCTACCTCCCCACTCGGCTGCGCCGACCCGCGCTTGTTCCATCTCATGATGCGCAGCGCCATCGAAGCCTTCCCGGCCGTCCATTTCGCTCGCTTCGGCCGCCCCGTCCCTGGTGAACCCCCATCCTCCTCTTGCGACATGGCCTGGCGCGCCCGCTCAGACTCCGATTCCCCCTCCAAGGCCACTACCAAGGACTACCGCCGCTTCGCCATCGCCCGCGACCCCCACACATGCGCCTATTCCGTCCTCTCAATCGGCGATTACCATTCCGGCCCCAACGCTCGCAAGCCCCGCCCCGGCGCCACTAATGCCACCATCGCCACTCCGCCACCGCCTGCGCTCTCCCGCTCCCAGTTCATCCAGGGCGCGTACATCGCTTACCTCGGCGGCGGCGATCGCTGCAAGCCCATGCCACACTACCTGCGCAGCCTCCTCTGCGCCCTCGCCGAGGCTCGCTACCTAAACCGCACCCTCGTCCTCGATCTCACACTCTGCCTCGCTGCCTCCTATGCCGCCCCCGGGACGGGGGGAATGCCTGAGGAAGGCAAGCGCCTTGCCTTCTACATCGACGTCGAGCACCTACACTCCCAGGTCCCCATCATTGAGGAGAGACAGTTCTGGGCGGACTGGGACAGTTGGGGGGTGCAGGGCCAACTCCGAGCATGCCTCATTGAGGACACCAGGCTTGCACCTATAAAGTCCTCCAAGGTGAGGGACACCCTCATCGTCAGGAAATTCGGAGACGTCGAGCCAGGGAACTACTGGTACAATGTCTGTGAGGGTGAGGCAAAGCATTTGCTACGCCCATCGCGCTCGGTGACGCGCTGGGCACCAAGCTTGATGCAcattgttgatgatatcatctcaAGGATGCAACCAGCCTTTGATTCGGTCCATATGAATGCCAAGGGTGAGGACCTCAGACAGAGGGTCGAGGAAGTTCTTGGTGGAGGGCGGCAGGTGTATGTTGCGGGGGAGGGGGTCAACAGTGCGTTGCTGGAGTCACTTAAGGCAAAGCGCATTATACATTATCTGGATGAATTTGAGGACCTGTGGGGGACAGACAGCAAGTGGTTCTTGGAGATGAAGAGGCTCAATGGCGGTGTTCCTGTGGAGTTTGATGGGTACATGCGTGAGGTTGTTGATAGAGAGGTCTTCCTCaaggggaagaagaaggtggaggtgCTCCG AAATGGGTTTCTGTGGACTTTGCTGAG CCAGGGTTTACCATGGAAGAAGGGAAACTGCGGCACTGGGGATTCAGGTAGGGAGCTTCGCAGTCTTAACCCAACAGTAATGTAG
- the LOC136549680 gene encoding uncharacterized protein isoform X2 has product MDPSRPLLRRGAFLSSSVHAATALLLVVVVLVTLLRLPLSTSPHAAATLTDQKPQEQTCDPTSPLGCADPRLFHLMMRSAIEAFPAVHFARFGRPVPGEPPSSSCDMAWRARSDSDSPSKATTKDYRRFAIARDPHTCAYSVLSIGDYHSGPNARKPRPGATNATIATPPPPALSRSQFIQGAYIAYLGGGDRCKPMPHYLRSLLCALAEARYLNRTLVLDLTLCLAASYAAPGTGGMPEEGKRLAFYIDVEHLHSQVPIIEERQFWADWDSWGVQGQLRACLIEDTRLAPIKSSKVRDTLIVRKFGDVEPGNYWYNVCEGEAKHLLRPSRSVTRWAPSLMHIVDDIISRMQPAFDSVHMNAKGEDLRQRVEEVLGGGRQVYVAGEGVNSALLESLKAKRIIHYLDEFEDLWGTDSKWFLEMKRLNGGVPVEFDGYMREVVDREVFLKGKKKVEVLRNGFLWTLLRVYHGRRETAALGIQVGSFAVLTQQ; this is encoded by the exons ATGGATCCGAGCCGCCCTCTGCTTCGGCGCGGCGCCTTCCTCTCCTCTTCCGTCCACGCTGCAACCGCCCTCCTCctagtcgtcgtcgtcctcgtcacgctcctccgcctccccctctccaccTCCCCACACGCCGCCGCCACCCTCACCGACCAGAAGCCTCAGGAGCAGACCTGCGATCCTACCTCCCCACTCGGCTGCGCCGACCCGCGCTTGTTCCATCTCATGATGCGCAGCGCCATCGAAGCCTTCCCGGCCGTCCATTTCGCTCGCTTCGGCCGCCCCGTCCCTGGTGAACCCCCATCCTCCTCTTGCGACATGGCCTGGCGCGCCCGCTCAGACTCCGATTCCCCCTCCAAGGCCACTACCAAGGACTACCGCCGCTTCGCCATCGCCCGCGACCCCCACACATGCGCCTATTCCGTCCTCTCAATCGGCGATTACCATTCCGGCCCCAACGCTCGCAAGCCCCGCCCCGGCGCCACTAATGCCACCATCGCCACTCCGCCACCGCCTGCGCTCTCCCGCTCCCAGTTCATCCAGGGCGCGTACATCGCTTACCTCGGCGGCGGCGATCGCTGCAAGCCCATGCCACACTACCTGCGCAGCCTCCTCTGCGCCCTCGCCGAGGCTCGCTACCTAAACCGCACCCTCGTCCTCGATCTCACACTCTGCCTCGCTGCCTCCTATGCCGCCCCCGGGACGGGGGGAATGCCTGAGGAAGGCAAGCGCCTTGCCTTCTACATCGACGTCGAGCACCTACACTCCCAGGTCCCCATCATTGAGGAGAGACAGTTCTGGGCGGACTGGGACAGTTGGGGGGTGCAGGGCCAACTCCGAGCATGCCTCATTGAGGACACCAGGCTTGCACCTATAAAGTCCTCCAAGGTGAGGGACACCCTCATCGTCAGGAAATTCGGAGACGTCGAGCCAGGGAACTACTGGTACAATGTCTGTGAGGGTGAGGCAAAGCATTTGCTACGCCCATCGCGCTCGGTGACGCGCTGGGCACCAAGCTTGATGCAcattgttgatgatatcatctcaAGGATGCAACCAGCCTTTGATTCGGTCCATATGAATGCCAAGGGTGAGGACCTCAGACAGAGGGTCGAGGAAGTTCTTGGTGGAGGGCGGCAGGTGTATGTTGCGGGGGAGGGGGTCAACAGTGCGTTGCTGGAGTCACTTAAGGCAAAGCGCATTATACATTATCTGGATGAATTTGAGGACCTGTGGGGGACAGACAGCAAGTGGTTCTTGGAGATGAAGAGGCTCAATGGCGGTGTTCCTGTGGAGTTTGATGGGTACATGCGTGAGGTTGTTGATAGAGAGGTCTTCCTCaaggggaagaagaaggtggaggtgCTCCG AAATGGGTTTCTGTGGACTTTGCTGAG GGTTTACCATGGAAGAAGGGAAACTGCGGCACTGGGGATTCAGGTAGGGAGCTTCGCAGTCTTAACCCAACAGTAA